The Nicotiana tomentosiformis chromosome 9, ASM39032v3, whole genome shotgun sequence genome contains the following window.
TAGGTGacaccttcaagaacacccaatatCCCACAACGAACTCCAAATCTCGCTGCCGGTTATTTGAGTAAGATTTTTTCCTACTATGAGCGGACAATAATCAATCTCTAATTATTTTCACTTTTTCCACGGCCTTCTGCACCACGTCAGGACCCAACAACTTCGTTTCTCCAACTTTGAACCAACTGATAGGAGATCTGCACCTTCGTCCATATAGGGCCctatatggtgccatctgaatgctagcatggtagctattattgtaagcaaattcgaTGAGCGGTAGATGATCCTCCTAATTTCCCTTGAAGTCTAAAATACAAGTtcataacatatcctcgagcatttgaatagtgcgctcgtcCTGACCATCTGTTGGTGGATGGAAAGTTATGCTAATGTTGATCCTTGTTCCCAATCCTTTTTGCAATGATTTTTAGAAGTTAGTTTTTAACTGGGCACCtctgtctgatatgatggaaattagaACCCCATGAAGTTGAACTATTTCCTTAATATACAACTCAGTGTAATCTTCATCCAAGAAAGTAGTGTTTACTGGCAGGAAATGATCTGACTTGGTGTGTCGACCAACGATGACCCATATGGAATCCGATCTTTGGCGTGATCATGGTAGTCTGGTAACAAAATCAatattgattacttcccatttccaGGTTTGAATTTCCATGTGTTGCAGCAACCCTCCCAGTTTCTGATGTTCAAccttaacttgttggcaatttggACACCGAGAGACGTATTCAGCAATGTCCCTCTTCATTCTATCCCACCAGTATAGCCGTCAAagatcctggtacatcttggttGACACCGAATGAATGAAATACCAAGATTGGTGAATCTCCACCATAATGTGCTCCCGGAGACCCTtgacattaggtacacatagcctgtccTCGTATCTACGGACCCCATTCTCGGATAACTCAAACACTTGCTTCTTTTGAAAGGGGATGCTTCCTCTTATCTTCACCATGGCTGGGTCATCAAATTGTTGTGCCTTTACTTTAGCTACTAACGAGAACTCGGCCGTATTCAAAACTGTGGCTCCTCCGTCTTCAATATTAAGCAATCGTACACCTAGGTTTGCCAACTGGTACAAGTCTTTAGTCATCTCTAACTTCTGCTCCTCCACATGCCGCAAGCTGCCCATAGACTTCCGTCCTAACGCATCAGCCATAACGTTTGCTTTACCgggtggtataaaatatcaacattaTAGTACTTTAACAACTCAATCCACCTCCATTtcctcaaattcaactctttttacttgaatatgtattgtAATCTCTTGTGACCGGTGAATATGTCAACATGAACTCTATATAGATAGTGACACCATATCTTTAGAGCAAAAATGATAGTCGCTAGCTCCAGATCTTGAGTCGAATAATTTTGCTCTTGTTTCCTCAGTTGCCTTGAAGAGTATGCAATAACTCTCTCTGTGTTTCATTAAAACACTACTCAATCCCACTCTAGAGGCATCTCAATATATGACGTACCCTTCGGGTCCCTCTGGAAGAGTTAACACCGGTGTCGAGGTTAACCTGTCCTTTAACTCCTGGAATCTCCACTCATAACCATCGGTCCACCGAAATTGCGCTGCCTTATGCATTAACTTTGTTAATGGAGCAGCTATAGATGAACATTTTCCACAAACTTTCGATAATAACCAACCAAGCACAAGAAACTTCGTACCTCAGTAGGAGTTGTGGGCCTTGGCCAATTCTTAATTGCTTCAACTTTTTGACTATCAACTTTGATACATTCTCTCGATACTATATGGCCAAAAAAAGCCACCGAGCTTAGCCAGAACTCGCACGTGGAAAATTTGGCATACAACCTGTGATCCCGGAGTGTGCGTAGAACCTTTCACAATTTCTCTGCATGCTCTACCCACGTTCGAGAGtacatcaaaatatcatcaatgaacacgatcATAAAGATATCCAAGAATGGTCTGAATACACGATTCATTAGATCCATGAAGGATGCTGGTGCGTTGGTGTAAcaacccaactggtcattttaagATTGGTggcttaaggtcccgagcagcaTCATATTATGCATcgtgacttgcgtgcgtggtcgggttcaattttcggatgattcgagattgatttggaggaATGATTCTTATATTAGAAGCATAAGTGGCAAGAGTTGACCggattttgacttttgtgtagacaactccgaaatgatattttgatgattccaatagtttcgtatggtgattttggacttaggtgaacgttgtatttggatttggaggtccatatgttgatttgatgcattttggtaaaagttggaaagttgaaggttgagaggtttgatcggAAGTTAACGTTATTGATATCGTGTTCAGATtgtgattccgggagttggaataactccattgtgtcatttgggacttgcatgcaaaatttgacgtcattccgggtttatttgatatgatttggcgtgagttgtagaagttgaaagttcattaagttcgatttgaggtgcgatttatagtttagatgttgtttaatgtggtttgaggcctcaagcaggtaTGTGTTATGTCATggaatttgttggtatgtttgaatggggccccggggtcctcgggtgtgtttcagatgggctacggtCTATTTCTTCATGTTTTAGAGTTGCTAGTTTACTGGTGTGTCTATTGTTCTCCGCCATTGTGAAGATGAAGCCACGATCGTGAAGTGATTCTAGGAGCTCTGCATTTTTGTTCATCATGGATGCGACTGTCTGTATACGATTGCAAAGGTCCAGTGAGCTATGGTCCGCGTTCGCAATACATCTTCCGCGTTCG
Protein-coding sequences here:
- the LOC138898839 gene encoding uncharacterized protein, with the translated sequence MADALGRKSMGSLRHVEEQKLEMTKDLYQLANLGVRLLNIEDGGATVLNTAEFSLVAKVKAQQFDDPAMVKIRGSIPFQKKQVFELSENGVRRYEDRLCVPNVKGLREHIMVEIHQSWYFIHSVSTKMYQDL